The window CGTGCTCCGCTTGGGACATGCGAACGGCGATCGAGGCCGGGACGGGTCCGCCGTCGGTGACGAACTGCCTGAACACGGAGAAGTCGCGCGTGAGCATATAGCCCATCGGATCCCAGGGATTGAAGCCATCCAACAAATCGGAGGCCGAATAAAGTTGTCTCGGGGTAACCTGGCTCATGCGGCAGTCCTTCGCTTGCGGGTATCGACAGGCGCGGCGGAAGTCCAAGAGACCAAGCGTTGCACCGTAGTGCAACGGAAATAATACAACCAGTGCGTTTATTTCGCTAGAAGTCTCCGACGCTAGAGGATACGAATCCGGCTTGCGTGCCGTTGCGGCAGACCGTCGATTGCCAACCATTGGGAACAGGTATGCGCAGTATCTTGCTTTGGACCGTTGCCTGCTGCTCGTTGGCCACCCAAGCCTTGGCGTGGGGGCCCGACGGCCACTCGATCGTCGCGGAAATCGCACAGCGGGAAGTGTCCCTTCCTACACGTGAAGCGATCGATAAGCTGCTCCAGCACCGCACACTCGCCTCCATATCGGCGTGGGCCGACGACGTCAAGTTCACCGATCACCCGGAAACATACCCATGGCATTTCACGGACATGC is drawn from Nitrobacteraceae bacterium AZCC 2146 and contains these coding sequences:
- a CDS encoding hypothetical protein (product_source=Hypo-rule applied; cath_funfam=1.10.575.10; cleavage_site_network=SignalP-noTM; pfam=PF02265; superfamily=48537), translated to MRSILLWTVACCSLATQALAWGPDGHSIVAEIAQREVSLPTREAIDKLLQHRTLASISAWADDVKFTDHPETYPWHFTDMPLKNEKYSPTDCHWLDKKTNTEYRTCLNTALEELKTQVKCAASDDAKRDALRYIVHLVGRCVATAPYRR